CCCGCGCAGGTCGTCCAGACTGCGGTCGAGCAGCCGGACCAGCCGCCGATCGTCCGCGGTCACCTCGGGTCGGGACCAGTCCGGCTCGCCGGCCGGGCCGACGACCACGGCGCGCGGGTCCTCGACGGTCAGGTGCCAGCGCAGCACCGTCTCGCCGCCGGGGGGCAGCTCGACAGGCCAGGCCAGCCGGGGTGCGGTGACCCGCTCATCGGTGGCGAGCACGTCGGCGCCCGCGCCGGTGACGGTGACGGTGATCCCCTCCGCCGACCAGGTGAGGACGCCGGGCTGGCCGGTCTTGGCCTCCAGTGGCGTCGCGGCGCCACCGGACTTGACCACCTCGATGGGCGCCAGGTCGCAGCCGAGGTCGACGCTGACGGTGGCGCGTACTCCGACCGTGGCGGTGGAGACGATCCGCAGCTCCTCGGTGAGGCCGTTGCGGGTGGCCCGGCGGAGCCGGTCGATCCGGACGGTGGGGTCGGGCACGGGGTCGCCGAGCCAGCGCGCCAGGCTCACGAAGCGGACGCCGTGCGGACCGTCGTCGCCGCGGGTCAGCCCTTCCAGCTCCCGGTCGTCGACGCGTAGCTCCGCCCGGGAGAGCACGCGGGCGTCGGCGTGGAAGACGCCCTGGACGCCGGTCGGGCGGATCTGCCCGGTCGCGTCCCCCAGCGCGCTGGTCGGGGCGAGGACCACCCCCACCAACTCGTGCAGGAGGGGTTGCAGCTGGCGTTCGATCACGGTGTGGCTCCAGATCCTGAGGGTGCGGGGCGGACGTCTTGACAACGCAGCCCCCGGCGGTGCAAAGTGCGAAACATTCCAGAAACTTGAACGATCTAATCCTGCCTTATCCAGATTGGATCGTTCAAGATGGCGAGAGGGATTTAGTGGCTGAAAAGGTGACCATCGCCACGGTGGCCCAGCACGCCCGAGTGAGCCGGCAGACGGTGTCCAACGTGCTCAACGCCCCGCACATCGTGCGGGAGGAGACCCGGCTGCGGGTCGAGGACGCGATCAGCGCGCTCGGCTACCGGGCCAACCAGGCCGCCCGACAGATGCGCACCGGCCGATCCCGTCTCATCGCCGCCCGGATCGAGCCCACCCGCGACGGCATCAACGGCTCCGTGCTCGACCGCTTCCTGCACGGCCTCACCGAGACCGCCGACGCCGCCGGCTACCGGGTGCTGCTCTACACCGCCACCGACGACGAGCGGGAGATCGCCACCTACAACGACCTGCTCGGCACGTACGAGCTGGACGCGTTCGTGCTCGTCGGCACGAAGTACGGCGACCCGCGTACCGCCTGGCTGGCCGGCCGGGACGTGCCGTTCGTGACCTTCGGCCGGCCGTGGGACGCACTCGACGCCCACCCCTGGGTGGACGTGGACGGCGCCGCCGGCACCGCCCAGGCCACCCGGCACCTACTGGCCGCCGGGCACCGGCGGATCGCCTTCATCGGCTGGCCGCTCGGCTCCGGCGTCGGCGACGACCGCCGGGCCGGCTGGCGCGACGCGCTGCGCGCGGCCGGCGTCGACCCGACCGGGCTGCACCGGGAGACCGAGGACAGCATCGCCGAGGGCGAGCGACGGATGCACGACCTGCTCGGCACCGTCGAGCCGACCGCCGTGGTCTGCGCCAGCGACTCGCTCGCCCTCGGCGCCCTCCAGGCGATCCGCGGCACCGACCCGCCCGTGTCGGTGATCGGCTTCGACGACACGCCGGTGGCCGCGGCGGTGGGGCTGGCCAGCGTCAGCCAGCCGCTCGGCGAGGCCGCCGCCCGCTGCGTGGACCTGCTCACCGGGGTCCTCGACGGCAACCACGAGACGCCCACCCACGTGCTGCTCCAGCCCGCGCTGGCGCTCCGGCACACCGCCTAGTCCCTTCCCCCACCAGGAGAAACCATGGCACCTCGAACCCTCACCCGGGCGGCGGTGGCCGGCCTCGCCGCCGTCGCACTCCTCGGCTCCGCGGCCTGCGGCAGCGGCTTCGACGACTCGTCCGGCGACGCCGCCCAGTCCAGCAGCGGGCCGGCCAGCCTGCAGATCCTGATCGGCTCCTCGGGCGAGGCCGAGACCAAGGCCGTCCAGGACGCCGCGGCGAAGTGGGCCGGCAGCTCCGGCAACACCGCCACGGTCACCCCGGCGCAGGACCTCACCCAGCAGCTCGGCCAGGCCCTCGCCGGTGGCACCCCGCCGGACGTCTTCTACGTCGACGCGGCCCGGTTCGCCGACTACGCCAGCGTCGGCGCGCTGGAGCCGTACGGCGACAAGGTCAGCAACTCGGGCGACTTCTACGAGAGCCTGCGCACCACGTTCTCCTACGACGGCAAGCTCTACTGCGCGCCGAAGGACTTCTCCACCCTGGCCCTGCAGATCAACACCGACCTGTGGGCCAAGGCCGGGCTGACCGACGCCGACGTGCCGACCACCTGGGACCAGCTCACCACGACCGCCCAGAAGATCAAGGCCAAGGGGCAGGTCCCGCTGGCCCTCGGGGACACCCGGGACCGGATCGGCGCCTTCATGGTGCAGAACGGCGGCTGGCTGCTGAGCAAGGACGGCAAGCAGCCCACCGCCGACACTCCGGAGAACCTGGCCGCCCTCCAGTACGTCAAGACCATGCTCACCGGTGGCCTGGCCAAGTTCCCGAAGCAGCTCGACGCCGGCTGGTCCGGTGAGGCGTTCGGCAAGGGCAAGGCCGTGATGACCATTGAGGGCAACTGGATCAAGGGTGCCCTGCAGAACGACTTCCCGAACGTCAAGTACAAGGTCGTCCCGCTGCCGGCCGGCGCGAAGGGCCAGGGCACGCTCTCCTTCACCCAGTGCTGGGGCATCGCGGCGAAGAGCAAGTTCAAGGACCAGGCGATCAAGTTCGTCGAGGCGATGACCAGCGGCGAGCAGCAGATGGCCTTCGCCAAGGCGTTCGGCGTGATGCCGTCCCGGCAGTCGGTGCGCGACCAGTACACCGCCGCCTTCCCGGCGGACAAGCCGTTCATCGACGGCGCCGCGTACGCCCAGGGTCCGGTGAACGCCCCGAAGATGGACAGCGTCCTCAGTGAGCTCGACACCGGTCTGCAGGGCCTGACCAACGGCGACCCGAAGACGGTGCTGCAGAACTTCGACAAGAACGCCAAGGCGGCACTCGGCGGCAGCTGAGGTGACGGCGGGGGTCCCGGTAGCACCGGGGCCCCCGCTTCACCTTCGGCCCGAGACAGGGAGGGAGGGAAGGAAGATGGCAACCGAGACACTGGCCGCCGTGGCGACCGCGCCGGGGAGGAGCCCTCGCCGAGGCCGGGGCGGCATCCGCAGCAACGAGAACCTCGCCGGCTGGCTCTTCGTCGCACCGGTGATCGTCATCCTGGGGTTGTTCCTGCTGCTGCCGATCCTGATGGCGTTCTGGGTCAGCCTGACCGACTGGAACGGTCAGGGCAGCCCGTTCACGGGTGAGGTGCCGTTCGTCGGTGGGCACAACTACACCCAGTTGTTCACCGAGGACGGGCTGGCCCGCCGCGACTTCATGACCAGCATCCGCAACAACATCTACTACGTGGCGATCGTGGTGCCGGCGCAGACCGCGCTCGCCCTCGGGCTGGCGCTGGTCGTCAACAACCGGATGCTCAAGGGCAAGAGCTTCTTCCGCAGCGCCTTCTACTTCCCCTCGGTCACCAGCTCGGTCGCGATCAGCGTGGTGTTCCTGTTCCTCTTCGCCAACTCCGGGGCGGTCAACGCGCTGCTCGGCTTCCTCGGGATCGACGGCCCGGAGTGGTTCGCGGACTCCCGAGGGGTGCTGCACCTGCTTTTCGGCGCGGTCGGTGTCGACTCGCCCCCGGCGGCGCTGACCGACGGCGGCCCGTTCGGGCTGAGCTGGTGGGACTGGCTGGCCGGACCCAGCGTGGCGATGATATCGATCATCACTCTGGTGGTCTGGACCACCTCCGGCACCTTCATGCTGATGTTCCTGGCCGGGTTGCAGAACGTGCCGGTCGCCCTCGACGAGGCGAGCACCCTCGACGGCGCGTCCCGGTGGCAGCGGTTCCGGCACGTCACCCTGCCGCTGATCAGGCCGACCACCTTCCTGGTGCTCACCCTCGGCCTGATCGGCTCCTGGCAGGTCTTCGACCAGGTGTACGTGATGAGTCAGGGCGGCCCGGCCAAGACCACGCTCACCCCGGCCTACCTGTCGTACCGGACCGCGTTCCGGGACTTCGACTACGGCTCCGGCGCGGCGATCTCGTTCGTGCTGTTCCTGATCATCATCGTGCTCACGCTGATCCAGCGCCGGGCGCTGGCCGAACGGGACACCGACCGGCCGCGCCGCGGTTGGTGGCGTCGGCGCGTACCGGAGAGGTCCTGAGATGGCCGTGCTGACCGACCGCCCGGCGGCGGCGCCCGCGCGGCGCGACCAGCGCGCGGCCCGCACGCTGGCCACCCGCTTCCTGGGGTACGCCACGCTGGTCTTCTTCGGGCTGGTGTTCCTCTACCCGTTCGTCATCCAGATCGGCAACGCGCTCAAGACCGAGTCGGACGCGGCCGCCAACCCGCTCTCGCCGTTCCCGGACCCGCTCTCGCTGGCCGGCTTCGAACGGATCTTCGCGGGCACCAGTTTCCCGCTCTGGCTGGGCAACTCGCTGCTGGTGACGGTGCTGGTCACCATCGGTCGGGTGTTCTTCGACTCGCTGGCCGGGTACGCGCTGGCCCGGCTGCGGTTCCGGGGTCGCGGCGGGCTGTTCGCCGCGGTCATCGCGGTGATGGCGGTGCCCGGAGTGGTGCTGCTGATCCCGAAGTTCCTGGTGCTCAACCAGCTCGGCCTCTACAACAGCTACGCCGGTCTCGTGGTGCCGCTGCTGGCCGACGCGGCCGGCGTGTTCATCATGAAGCAGTTCTTCGAGTCGATCCCGCTGAGCGTGGAGGAGGCCGCCCGGATCGACGGGGCGAGCATCTTCCGGACCTTCTGGTCGGTGGTGCTGCCGATGGCGAAACCGGCGCTGATCACCCTGACCATCCTGTCCTTCCAGGGCTCCTGGAACGAGTTTCCGCACAGCCTGGTGGCGGTGCAGGACCCGGACCTGTTCACCCTGCCGCGTGGCCTGGCGGACCTGGTCAGCGGGTCGCTCGGCAGTGGCACCCAGTATCCGCTCAAGCTGGGCGCCGCGCTGCTGGCCACCATCCCGGTGGCGATCATCTTCGTGGTGTTCCAGCGATACTTCGTCCGGGACGCCAACGACGGCTCCGACAAGGGCTGACCCGAAAGGTGCGGCGGCCCCGGCGCGGGCCGCCGCACCGGTCACGTCAGTCGTCCGCTGGCACCTTCTCGGGCGGAACGCCCACGTGCAGGCGCACCTGGGGCACCAGCATGTCGTCGACGTCCAGCGCCCGGGCCGAGCCGTCGGGCTCCCAACCGGTGCTGGTGAGGAAGTTCCGGGTCGCCTCGTCGCCTTCGAACGCCCAGGCCACCGCCCGGCTCAGGCCGTCTTCCCGCCACAGGTCGACGGTGGCGGCGAGCAGCCGGCTGCCATGCCCACGCCGACCCCAGCGCGGCTCGACCAGCAGGTCGGTCACCGCAGCCACGTCCGGGCCGAGCGCGTCGGCCGGCTCGCCCGGGGCCAGCGCCTCGGCGTCGGCCGGGCCGGAGGCGGCGAACCCCACCAGATACGATTGCTCGGCCTGTTCGACGGCGACCAGCACCCGGTGTGCGCCCGAGGGCGGCTCCAGCACCGCGGCGCTCCACCGCCGGGCGAGGAACGCCTCGTCCAGGTTGTCGAGCACGTGCCGAGGCAGGATCCGGCGGTACGCGACCCGCCAGGTCGCGAGCTGGATGCGTGCGATCTCGCCGGCGTCCTCAGGACGCGCCGGGCGGACGTAGCCGAGAGCCATGGGACGGAAGCCTACGCAGGGCCAGGGAGGCGACGGTGGCGCAGGGTGCCAACAGGACGGCCGCGCAGGTCGTCGGCGTGGTGGTGCTCGCCGCAGCGGTCACCGCGTTCCTCGCCGTCGCGGCCGTGCGGCACGGCTTCTTCGACCTGAAGGTCTACTACGGCGCGCTGACGTGGTGGGTGCACGACGGTGGGGAGATCTACGACTACCTCAAGCCCGGCACCCAGTACGGCTTCACCTACCCGCCGTTCGCGGCGCTGGTCATGCTGCCGATGGCGTACCTGCCGTGGTCGGCCGCGATCGTGGTGAGCGTGCTCGCCAGCGTGGTCACCACCACGGTGCTGATCTGGTGGCTGGTCGACCCGATCGCCCGTCGGGCCGGCTGGACCGGGTGGTTCGCCCTCGCTGTGGCGCTCTGCCTGGCTGCCGCGTTCGAGCCGATGCGGGAGACGGTCAACTTCGGCCAGGTCAACACGCTGCTGCTCTTTCTGGTGGCGGTGGATCTGCTGCGGCTGCTGCCGGCCGGCAACCGGTGGGCCGGGGTGGGCATCGGGCTGGCCACCGCGATCAAGCTGACCCCGGGCATCTTCATCGTCTACCTGCTGGTCACCGGGCGCTGGCGGGCGGCGCTCACCGCCAGCGGCGCGGCCGCCGGGGTTTCGCTGCTGGCCGGCGCGCTCTTCCCGGACGCCTCCCGCGAGTTCTGGACCGAAGCGCTGTGGAACACCGGTCGGGTGGGCGAGTTGGCATTCGTCTCCAACCAGTCGCTGCGCGGGGTGGTCGCCCGGCTCAACCCGGAGCACCCGAGCACCCTGCTCTGGCTGCTGCTGGTGCTCGGCACCCTGACGTTCTGGGCCTGGCGGTCCCGGGTCGCCGTCGCGGCCGGCGACGAGGCGACCGGCCTGGCGCTGACCGGCGCGGTGATGTGCCTGGTCAGCCCGGTCACCTGGGTGCACCACCTGGTCTGGCTGCTGCCCGCGCTGATCCTGCTGGTCGACAACGCGATGGCCGCTCCGGCCGGTGGCCGCCGCCGGACCCTGCTGGCCGCCGCGACCGTCGGGTACGTGCTGCTGATCAGCCGGACCGTCTGGTTCTGGGAGAAGGACTTCACCGGCGTCGACGGCTTCGTGGGCAGCAACGCGTACGTCTGGATCAGCCTGGCGTTGCTGGCCTTCCTGCCGGTGCGCCGGTGGCTGACCCCGGGCGGGTCAGCCGTCGAGACGTCCGGCGTACCGCAGCTCGACCAGTCCGACCGGCGGGCTCCCACCGGCGAGCGGCACGTGGTAGGTCGACCGCTCACCGTCCGCTGACAGTCCGGCCCGTTCACAGAACCGGCGGGCCCGCAGGTTCTCCGCCAGTACCCACAGCCGGTAGCCGGTCCAGCCCCGCTCGGTGAGCCCGGCTCGGGCGGCGGCCAGCAGCGCGGCGGCGGTCCCGTCGCCCCAAAAGGCCGGCTCCACGTAGAGCGCCAGCACCTCGCCGACCGCCGGGTCCAGGTCGTCCCGGTCCTGGTTGCGGCGGTACGGCCCGAAGGTGGTGAAGCCGACCACCAGCCCGTCCACCTCGCCGAGCAGGGTGGTGAACGGATGCTCCGGGTCGGCGGTGCCGATGTCGCGTCGGCGCTGCGCCCAGGCCAGCACGTTGAGCCGCCCGAGCACCTCGTCCGGCATGAACCCGGCGTAGCCCGCCTGCCAGCCGTGCACGTGTACCCGGGCGACCGCCTCGGCGTCGTCCGGTTCCTCCCGGCGGATGGTCAGCATTGCACCGTTCTATGCCCCGGTAGCCGTCCCGTCCAGCTTCCCGCACCGGCGTCGTACCAATGAATTAGGGTCCCCGACGATGGCCGCACCGGAATCACTCTCGCTTGCCCAGGCCCGGCGGGTGGCGCTCGCCGCCCAGGGCTTCGCCGACCCGGCCCCGGCCGGGTTGCCCACCCGCCGGCATCTGCGCAGGGTGCTCGACCGGGTCGGGCTGATCCAGATGGACTCGGTCAACGTGCTGCAACGCGCGCACTACCTGCCGCTGTACAGCCGGCTCGGGCCCTATCCGACCACCCTGCTCGACCAGGCCGCCTACCGCCGCCCCCGCGAGCTCTTCGAATACTGGGGCCACGAGGCGTCGCTGGTCCCGGTCGGGCTGCACCCGACGCTGCGCTGGCGGATGGCCCGGGCGCACAGCGAGTCCTGGGGTGGCATGCGACGGATCGCCCAGGAGCAGCCGGAGCTGGTGGCCTGGGTGCGCGACGAGGTGGCCGCCCGTGGTCCGCTGACCGCCGCCGAGATCGAACACGACGCACCCCGGGAGACCGGCAACTGGGGGTGGAACTGGTCGGCGGTGAAACGGGCGCTGGAGTTCCTGTTCTGGGCCGGTGAGGTGACCGCCGCAGAGCGCAGCACCTCCTTCGCCCGCCGCTACGACCTGCCCGAGCGGGTGCTGCCGCCGGCCGTGCTGGCCGCGTCCACCCCGACCGACGCCGAGGCGTACCGGACCCTGGTCGCCCTCGCCGCGCGGTCGCTCGGGGTGGCCGCCGAGCCGGAGCTGCGCGACTACTTCCGGTTGCCACTGGCCGGTGCCCGGCAGGCCGTCGCGGAGCTGGCCGAGGCCGGTGAGCTGGTGCCGGTCACCGTGCCGGGCTGGCGGCAGCCGACCTGGCTGCACGCGAGCGCCCGGCTGCCGCGCTGGGTCCGGGGCAACACACTGGTCAGCCCGTTCGACCCGCTGATCTGGGAGCGCAGCCGCGCCGAACGGCTCTTCGACTTCAGCTACCGGATCGAGATCTACGTCCCGGCGCCGCAGCGGGTGTACGGCTACTACGTGCTGCCCTTCCTCCAAGGCGATCGGTTCACCGCGCGGGTCGACCTGAAGGCCGACCGCAAGGCCAGGGTGCTGCTGGTGCCGGCCGCGTGGATCGAGCCCGGGGCCGACCCGGGGGAGACCGCGGTGGCGCTCGCCGCCGAGCTGTACCGGCTCGCCGGCTGGCTCGGGTTGGACGCGGTGGCGCCGCCCGCGGCCGGCGACCTGGCCGGTCCGCTCACCGCCGCGTTGGCCGGCGTGTCCGGTGTACCGT
The nucleotide sequence above comes from Micromonospora sp. NBC_00389. Encoded proteins:
- a CDS encoding LacI family DNA-binding transcriptional regulator; translated protein: MAEKVTIATVAQHARVSRQTVSNVLNAPHIVREETRLRVEDAISALGYRANQAARQMRTGRSRLIAARIEPTRDGINGSVLDRFLHGLTETADAAGYRVLLYTATDDEREIATYNDLLGTYELDAFVLVGTKYGDPRTAWLAGRDVPFVTFGRPWDALDAHPWVDVDGAAGTAQATRHLLAAGHRRIAFIGWPLGSGVGDDRRAGWRDALRAAGVDPTGLHRETEDSIAEGERRMHDLLGTVEPTAVVCASDSLALGALQAIRGTDPPVSVIGFDDTPVAAAVGLASVSQPLGEAAARCVDLLTGVLDGNHETPTHVLLQPALALRHTA
- a CDS encoding sugar ABC transporter substrate-binding protein; translated protein: MAPRTLTRAAVAGLAAVALLGSAACGSGFDDSSGDAAQSSSGPASLQILIGSSGEAETKAVQDAAAKWAGSSGNTATVTPAQDLTQQLGQALAGGTPPDVFYVDAARFADYASVGALEPYGDKVSNSGDFYESLRTTFSYDGKLYCAPKDFSTLALQINTDLWAKAGLTDADVPTTWDQLTTTAQKIKAKGQVPLALGDTRDRIGAFMVQNGGWLLSKDGKQPTADTPENLAALQYVKTMLTGGLAKFPKQLDAGWSGEAFGKGKAVMTIEGNWIKGALQNDFPNVKYKVVPLPAGAKGQGTLSFTQCWGIAAKSKFKDQAIKFVEAMTSGEQQMAFAKAFGVMPSRQSVRDQYTAAFPADKPFIDGAAYAQGPVNAPKMDSVLSELDTGLQGLTNGDPKTVLQNFDKNAKAALGGS
- a CDS encoding carbohydrate ABC transporter permease, with the protein product MATETLAAVATAPGRSPRRGRGGIRSNENLAGWLFVAPVIVILGLFLLLPILMAFWVSLTDWNGQGSPFTGEVPFVGGHNYTQLFTEDGLARRDFMTSIRNNIYYVAIVVPAQTALALGLALVVNNRMLKGKSFFRSAFYFPSVTSSVAISVVFLFLFANSGAVNALLGFLGIDGPEWFADSRGVLHLLFGAVGVDSPPAALTDGGPFGLSWWDWLAGPSVAMISIITLVVWTTSGTFMLMFLAGLQNVPVALDEASTLDGASRWQRFRHVTLPLIRPTTFLVLTLGLIGSWQVFDQVYVMSQGGPAKTTLTPAYLSYRTAFRDFDYGSGAAISFVLFLIIIVLTLIQRRALAERDTDRPRRGWWRRRVPERS
- a CDS encoding carbohydrate ABC transporter permease translates to MAVLTDRPAAAPARRDQRAARTLATRFLGYATLVFFGLVFLYPFVIQIGNALKTESDAAANPLSPFPDPLSLAGFERIFAGTSFPLWLGNSLLVTVLVTIGRVFFDSLAGYALARLRFRGRGGLFAAVIAVMAVPGVVLLIPKFLVLNQLGLYNSYAGLVVPLLADAAGVFIMKQFFESIPLSVEEAARIDGASIFRTFWSVVLPMAKPALITLTILSFQGSWNEFPHSLVAVQDPDLFTLPRGLADLVSGSLGSGTQYPLKLGAALLATIPVAIIFVVFQRYFVRDANDGSDKG
- a CDS encoding GNAT family N-acetyltransferase, which codes for MALGYVRPARPEDAGEIARIQLATWRVAYRRILPRHVLDNLDEAFLARRWSAAVLEPPSGAHRVLVAVEQAEQSYLVGFAASGPADAEALAPGEPADALGPDVAAVTDLLVEPRWGRRGHGSRLLAATVDLWREDGLSRAVAWAFEGDEATRNFLTSTGWEPDGSARALDVDDMLVPQVRLHVGVPPEKVPADD
- a CDS encoding glycosyltransferase 87 family protein, encoding MAQGANRTAAQVVGVVVLAAAVTAFLAVAAVRHGFFDLKVYYGALTWWVHDGGEIYDYLKPGTQYGFTYPPFAALVMLPMAYLPWSAAIVVSVLASVVTTTVLIWWLVDPIARRAGWTGWFALAVALCLAAAFEPMRETVNFGQVNTLLLFLVAVDLLRLLPAGNRWAGVGIGLATAIKLTPGIFIVYLLVTGRWRAALTASGAAAGVSLLAGALFPDASREFWTEALWNTGRVGELAFVSNQSLRGVVARLNPEHPSTLLWLLLVLGTLTFWAWRSRVAVAAGDEATGLALTGAVMCLVSPVTWVHHLVWLLPALILLVDNAMAAPAGGRRRTLLAAATVGYVLLISRTVWFWEKDFTGVDGFVGSNAYVWISLALLAFLPVRRWLTPGGSAVETSGVPQLDQSDRRAPTGERHVVGRPLTVR
- a CDS encoding GNAT family N-acetyltransferase, which gives rise to MLTIRREEPDDAEAVARVHVHGWQAGYAGFMPDEVLGRLNVLAWAQRRRDIGTADPEHPFTTLLGEVDGLVVGFTTFGPYRRNQDRDDLDPAVGEVLALYVEPAFWGDGTAAALLAAARAGLTERGWTGYRLWVLAENLRARRFCERAGLSADGERSTYHVPLAGGSPPVGLVELRYAGRLDG
- a CDS encoding winged helix-turn-helix domain-containing protein, translating into MAAPESLSLAQARRVALAAQGFADPAPAGLPTRRHLRRVLDRVGLIQMDSVNVLQRAHYLPLYSRLGPYPTTLLDQAAYRRPRELFEYWGHEASLVPVGLHPTLRWRMARAHSESWGGMRRIAQEQPELVAWVRDEVAARGPLTAAEIEHDAPRETGNWGWNWSAVKRALEFLFWAGEVTAAERSTSFARRYDLPERVLPPAVLAASTPTDAEAYRTLVALAARSLGVAAEPELRDYFRLPLAGARQAVAELAEAGELVPVTVPGWRQPTWLHASARLPRWVRGNTLVSPFDPLIWERSRAERLFDFSYRIEIYVPAPQRVYGYYVLPFLQGDRFTARVDLKADRKARVLLVPAAWIEPGADPGETAVALAAELYRLAGWLGLDAVAPPAAGDLAGPLTAALAGVSGVP